A single Macaca mulatta isolate MMU2019108-1 chromosome 11, T2T-MMU8v2.0, whole genome shotgun sequence DNA region contains:
- the NANOG gene encoding homeobox protein NANOG isoform X1, with the protein MSVDPACPQSLPCLEASDSKESSPMPVICGPEENYPSLQMSSAEMPHTETVSPLPSSMDLLIQDSPDSSTSPKGKQPTAAENSATKKEDKVPVKKQKARTVFSSAQLCVLNDRFQRQKYLSLQQMQELSNILNLSYKQVKTWFQNQRMKSKRWQKNNWPKNSNGVTQKASAPTYPSLYSSCHQGCLVNPTGNLPMWSNQTWNNSSWSNQTQNIQSWSNHSWNAQTWCTQSWNNQAWNSPFSNCGEESLQSCLQFQPNSPASDLEAALEAAGEGLNVIQQTTRYLSTPQTVDLLLNYSTNMQPEDV; encoded by the exons ATGAGTGTGGATCCAGCTTGTCCCCAAAGCTTGCCTTGCTTGGAAGCATCCGACAGTAAAGAATCTTCACCTATGCCTGTGATTTGTGGGCCTGAAGAAAACTATCCATCCTTGCAAATGTCTTCTGCTGAGATGCCTCACACGGAGACTG tctctcctcttccttcctccatgGATCTGCTTATTCAGGACAGCCCCGATTCTTCCACCAGTCCCAAAGGCAAACAACCTACTGCTGCAGAGAATAGTGCCACAAAAAAGGAAGACAAGGTCCCGGTCAAGAAACAGAAGGCCAGAACTGTGTTCTCTTCCGCCCAGCTGTGTGTACTCAATGATAGATTTCAGAGACAGAAATACCTCAGCCTCCAGCAGATGCAAGAACTTTCCAACATCCTGAACCTCAGCTACAAACAG GTGAAGACCTGGTTCCAGAACCAGAGAATGAAATCTAAGAGGTGGCAGAAAAACAACTGGCCAAAGAATAGCAATGGTGTGACTCAG aAGGCCTCAGCACCTACCTACCCCAGCCTCTACTCTTCCTGCCACCAGGGATGCCTGGTAAACCCGACTGGGAACCTTCCAATGTGGAGCAACCAGACCTGGAACAATTCATCCTGGAGCAACCAGACCCAGAACATCCAGTCCTGGAGCAACCACTCCTGGAACGCTCAGACCTGGTGCACCCAGTCCTGGAACAATCAGGCCTGGAACAGTCCCTTCTCTAACTGTGGAGAGGAATCTCTGCAGTCCTGCTTGCAGTTCCAGCCAAATTCTCCTGCCAGTGACTTGGAGGCTGCCTTGGAAGCTGCTGGGGAAGGCCTTAATGTAATACAGCAGACGACTAGGTATTTGAGTACTCCACAAACTGTGGATTTACTCCTAAACTACTCCACGAACATGCAACCTGAAGATGTGTGA
- the NANOG gene encoding homeobox protein NANOG isoform X2 encodes MSVDPACPQSLPCLEASDSKESSPMPVICGPEENYPSLQMSSAEMPHTETVSPLPSSMDLLIQDSPDSSTSPKGKQPTAAENSATKKEDKVPVKKQKARTVFSSAQLCVLNDRFQRQKYLSLQQMQELSNILNLSYKQVKTWFQNQRMKSKRWQKNNWPKNSNGVTQGCLVNPTGNLPMWSNQTWNNSSWSNQTQNIQSWSNHSWNAQTWCTQSWNNQAWNSPFSNCGEESLQSCLQFQPNSPASDLEAALEAAGEGLNVIQQTTRYLSTPQTVDLLLNYSTNMQPEDV; translated from the exons ATGAGTGTGGATCCAGCTTGTCCCCAAAGCTTGCCTTGCTTGGAAGCATCCGACAGTAAAGAATCTTCACCTATGCCTGTGATTTGTGGGCCTGAAGAAAACTATCCATCCTTGCAAATGTCTTCTGCTGAGATGCCTCACACGGAGACTG tctctcctcttccttcctccatgGATCTGCTTATTCAGGACAGCCCCGATTCTTCCACCAGTCCCAAAGGCAAACAACCTACTGCTGCAGAGAATAGTGCCACAAAAAAGGAAGACAAGGTCCCGGTCAAGAAACAGAAGGCCAGAACTGTGTTCTCTTCCGCCCAGCTGTGTGTACTCAATGATAGATTTCAGAGACAGAAATACCTCAGCCTCCAGCAGATGCAAGAACTTTCCAACATCCTGAACCTCAGCTACAAACAG GTGAAGACCTGGTTCCAGAACCAGAGAATGAAATCTAAGAGGTGGCAGAAAAACAACTGGCCAAAGAATAGCAATGGTGTGACTCAG GGATGCCTGGTAAACCCGACTGGGAACCTTCCAATGTGGAGCAACCAGACCTGGAACAATTCATCCTGGAGCAACCAGACCCAGAACATCCAGTCCTGGAGCAACCACTCCTGGAACGCTCAGACCTGGTGCACCCAGTCCTGGAACAATCAGGCCTGGAACAGTCCCTTCTCTAACTGTGGAGAGGAATCTCTGCAGTCCTGCTTGCAGTTCCAGCCAAATTCTCCTGCCAGTGACTTGGAGGCTGCCTTGGAAGCTGCTGGGGAAGGCCTTAATGTAATACAGCAGACGACTAGGTATTTGAGTACTCCACAAACTGTGGATTTACTCCTAAACTACTCCACGAACATGCAACCTGAAGATGTGTGA